The Paenibacillus sp. YPG26 genome includes a window with the following:
- a CDS encoding ATP-binding protein: MLSEFQETLLQSVQAFQSTQLVKNKYENVLQHLDSGILLFDSDGVLTFINVQMAKLLELPRQSLIGCNLLQLLRHPYLSRFKQKKIARIYRETIFHRRKYHELIDEYGRHWLITVTYGDQMDGDFLLSVKDVSDYKQIEQTAYQNDKLAMLGKISAAIAHEIRNPLTAIRGFIQLLRPHLQQLGKDEYARIILMEIDRANDIIHEFLNSSKPSAPQKTVVSVPSLLKDTLLLSESEALMKGCEMRLHQIDESFFVSIDVKQIKQVILNIIKNAMEAIEEVEGDHAGMIEIGAKQEGNYVNISIKDNGNGMDKTLLTRLFDPFFTTKEKGTGLGLSVSYKIIKNHGGTILVDSMKGEGTVFMISLPLSNQV; this comes from the coding sequence TTGTTGAGTGAATTTCAAGAAACATTGCTTCAGTCAGTTCAAGCATTTCAATCGACCCAACTTGTCAAAAATAAGTATGAAAATGTGCTGCAGCATCTCGATAGCGGCATTCTCCTGTTTGATAGTGACGGTGTACTAACCTTTATCAATGTACAAATGGCCAAGCTCCTCGAACTTCCTCGTCAGTCCCTGATTGGCTGTAATCTCCTTCAGCTTCTCCGTCATCCCTATTTAAGCCGCTTCAAGCAGAAGAAGATTGCCAGGATCTACAGGGAGACAATCTTCCACCGCCGCAAATATCATGAATTGATTGATGAGTACGGAAGGCACTGGCTCATTACGGTTACTTATGGAGATCAGATGGACGGGGATTTCCTGCTGAGTGTAAAGGATGTATCGGACTATAAGCAAATTGAACAGACTGCATACCAGAATGATAAGCTGGCGATGCTAGGGAAGATTTCAGCGGCGATCGCCCATGAGATACGTAATCCGCTTACCGCAATTCGCGGCTTTATTCAGCTTCTGCGTCCACACCTTCAGCAGCTCGGTAAGGATGAATATGCACGAATTATATTGATGGAGATTGACCGGGCCAATGATATCATCCATGAATTTCTCAATTCCTCCAAGCCTTCAGCCCCCCAAAAGACGGTTGTAAGCGTACCTTCCTTATTGAAGGATACTCTCCTGCTGAGTGAGAGCGAGGCTCTTATGAAGGGATGCGAAATGAGGCTGCATCAGATTGATGAATCCTTTTTTGTATCCATAGATGTCAAACAAATCAAACAAGTGATCTTGAATATTATCAAGAATGCGATGGAAGCGATTGAGGAAGTTGAAGGTGACCACGCAGGAATGATTGAAATAGGTGCGAAGCAGGAAGGGAACTACGTGAACATTTCGATTAAGGACAATGGAAATGGAATGGACAAGACCTTGCTAACACGCTTGTTCGACCCTTTCTTCACGACGAAGGAGAAGGGAACGGGGCTTGGACTGTCGGTCAGTTATAAGATCATCAAGAATCACGGGGGAACGATTTTGGTAGACAGCATGAAGGGTGAAGGCACCGTATTTATGATATCGCTTCCATTATCAAACCAGGTGTAG
- a CDS encoding EAL domain-containing protein produces MQIRTAEKMTMVKGICGLVVMICVSMISSASLDGGQLKEVLQGLLLSVGFIAGAVCFAIFAQGSLLFTNKLSRYRLYSAVLFAAVGLLDVLHITSLSGVHLFGLELQSNTLVWLVMISHGIGAAGVLFIFSSTDKEVGRIQKITVLTTSLLLVVVGLYVIGEYQSSLPLVLNQNTLNLWHLLGSAGVLLLYVSGLAAVLYKNREQRSTAVLSVISALVFMMMGHCLTFISEPRHPGIAHLTGEIFMMMSYYFILDGVLKLTIEEPLRRQQLAEEKITHLVYHDDLTGLPNRRRLKEMLKEQIENSRISKGSAAVIIVNINRFKAINDSLGYSAGDRLLKDMGARLTRSCTPAEQVYRMGEDEFAVIVPGVSKVSAVHDRMDQLLAALESTIVIENSEYHLSVSLGLALFPEDGDTADQLLQNADMAVHNAKEQGIESNRYRPSMQVQVQSRLKLENDLRKGIERQEFFLEFQPQIHLDTGKIVGMEALVRWNHPHRGLISPAEFIPLAEESGLIVPLGDWVLRTACLQNKSWQMQGFEPICISVNLSMRQFRQAHLTEYIRDLLTEIGLNPKYLELEITESMTFDKETAFDQLRRLKELGVHISIDDFGTGYSSLHYLKSLPIDRLKIDRSFVKEVMEDNNDAAIVSTITSMAHHLKLKVTAEGVESQEQLEFLKLQRCHEGQGYLFSKPLGAQDIEARFLCREAV; encoded by the coding sequence ATGCAGATCAGAACAGCAGAGAAGATGACAATGGTTAAAGGAATATGTGGACTTGTCGTCATGATCTGTGTGAGCATGATTTCATCTGCATCCCTTGATGGAGGTCAGTTGAAGGAAGTGCTGCAGGGTCTGCTCCTGTCAGTGGGATTTATAGCTGGAGCAGTTTGCTTTGCGATATTTGCGCAAGGCTCGCTTCTTTTTACGAACAAGCTGTCCCGATACCGTTTATACAGCGCTGTACTATTTGCGGCTGTCGGTCTTCTTGATGTCCTGCACATAACATCGCTAAGTGGTGTTCATCTGTTCGGGCTGGAGCTACAATCCAACACGCTCGTGTGGCTGGTCATGATATCTCATGGCATTGGCGCAGCAGGAGTGCTTTTCATATTTAGCAGTACAGATAAGGAAGTTGGCCGGATCCAGAAAATTACCGTGCTCACCACTTCCTTGTTATTAGTCGTTGTTGGCCTCTATGTAATCGGAGAGTATCAATCCAGTCTTCCGCTTGTGCTCAATCAGAATACCCTGAATCTCTGGCATCTGCTTGGGAGTGCCGGAGTTCTACTCCTCTATGTAAGTGGGTTGGCTGCTGTGCTGTACAAGAATCGCGAACAGCGTTCAACAGCCGTTCTTTCGGTAATTAGTGCTCTGGTCTTCATGATGATGGGACACTGCTTAACATTTATATCCGAGCCCCGGCATCCGGGTATTGCGCACTTGACAGGTGAAATCTTCATGATGATGTCCTATTATTTTATCCTGGATGGTGTGCTTAAGCTTACTATTGAAGAACCCTTGCGTAGACAGCAGCTGGCTGAAGAGAAGATTACCCATTTAGTCTATCATGATGATCTTACCGGACTTCCTAACCGTAGAAGGTTGAAGGAGATGCTGAAGGAGCAGATTGAGAATTCGCGGATCTCCAAGGGCTCGGCTGCAGTAATTATCGTGAATATTAATCGGTTCAAGGCTATTAATGATTCGCTTGGATATAGTGCGGGGGACCGTCTCCTTAAGGATATGGGTGCCCGGTTAACCCGCAGCTGTACTCCAGCTGAACAGGTGTATCGAATGGGTGAAGATGAGTTTGCTGTAATTGTTCCCGGTGTCTCTAAAGTTAGTGCTGTTCATGACAGAATGGACCAGCTTCTTGCTGCCCTGGAATCCACCATAGTCATTGAGAATTCAGAATATCATCTCTCCGTGAGTCTAGGCCTTGCCTTGTTCCCCGAGGATGGAGATACAGCAGACCAGCTTCTGCAGAATGCGGACATGGCCGTCCATAACGCGAAGGAGCAAGGAATTGAATCCAACCGCTACAGACCTTCCATGCAGGTTCAGGTTCAATCCCGGCTTAAGCTGGAGAATGATCTGCGCAAAGGAATTGAGCGGCAGGAGTTCTTTCTTGAGTTTCAACCTCAGATCCATCTGGACACTGGAAAAATTGTGGGTATGGAGGCGCTTGTACGCTGGAATCATCCTCATAGAGGTCTCATCTCCCCGGCGGAATTTATTCCTTTGGCCGAGGAGAGCGGATTGATCGTTCCACTTGGAGATTGGGTACTGCGCACGGCATGCCTTCAGAATAAAAGCTGGCAAATGCAGGGCTTTGAGCCCATTTGTATCTCTGTCAACCTCTCGATGCGGCAATTCCGGCAAGCTCATCTCACAGAATATATCAGGGATCTCTTGACCGAGATTGGGCTTAATCCTAAATATTTGGAGCTTGAGATTACCGAGAGTATGACCTTTGATAAGGAAACGGCATTTGACCAGTTGAGGCGGCTTAAGGAGCTGGGGGTACATATTAGCATCGATGACTTCGGTACCGGATACAGCTCTCTGCACTATTTGAAGAGCTTGCCTATTGACCGGTTGAAAATTGACCGTTCCTTTGTAAAAGAAGTGATGGAGGACAACAACGATGCGGCAATTGTGTCGACCATCACGTCGATGGCTCATCATCTGAAGCTGAAGGTAACGGCAGAAGGAGTAGAGAGCCAGGAGCAGCTTGAATTCCTGAAGCTGCAGCGGTGTCATGAAGGCCAAGGTTATTTATTTAGCAAGCCGCTGGGTGCCCAAGATATTGAAGCCCGCTTTTTGTGCAGAGAAGCTGTGTGA
- a CDS encoding aldolase catalytic domain-containing protein — protein sequence MKTNNSKIVDCTIRDGGLVNNWDFSVEFVQQLYAGLNEAGVDYMEIGYKNSPKLLSGADSAGPWRFLNDEFLREIIPQKGTTKLSALVDIGRVDENDILPRSESLLDLIRVACYIKDVDKALQLVQTFHDRGYETTLNIMALSNVMENELLEAFEMINESVVDVVYIVDSYGSLDYKDMEYLVQKFKTHLPNKRLGVHTHNNMQLAFSNTLVAAQNGVEFLDASVYGMGRAAGNCPTELLVTHLKNTNYKLRPVLEVLENLLIPLREKEEWGYLIPYMITGTLDEHPRSAMALRASADKDKAVGFYDKLTTPEVSFEKKQ from the coding sequence ATGAAGACGAATAACAGTAAAATTGTCGATTGCACAATACGGGACGGCGGTCTCGTGAATAACTGGGATTTCAGCGTGGAATTCGTTCAACAACTCTATGCAGGCTTAAATGAAGCAGGCGTTGACTATATGGAAATAGGCTACAAGAATTCTCCAAAACTGCTATCAGGAGCTGATTCGGCAGGTCCTTGGCGTTTCTTGAACGATGAATTTCTTCGTGAAATAATTCCCCAAAAAGGCACAACAAAGCTGTCTGCACTAGTTGACATCGGCCGTGTTGATGAGAATGACATTCTACCCCGCTCGGAGAGCTTGCTGGATCTGATTCGCGTAGCTTGTTACATAAAGGATGTGGATAAGGCGCTTCAGCTTGTTCAGACATTCCACGATAGAGGATACGAGACGACACTCAACATTATGGCGCTGTCCAACGTTATGGAGAACGAATTGCTTGAAGCTTTTGAAATGATTAACGAGAGTGTTGTGGATGTTGTCTACATTGTGGATTCTTACGGAAGCCTTGATTACAAGGATATGGAGTATCTCGTACAGAAGTTCAAGACACATCTTCCTAACAAGCGCCTGGGTGTGCATACCCATAACAACATGCAGCTCGCATTCTCCAATACATTAGTGGCTGCCCAGAACGGCGTAGAGTTCCTGGATGCTTCGGTGTATGGGATGGGCCGCGCGGCGGGCAACTGCCCGACTGAGCTTCTTGTCACGCATCTTAAGAACACCAATTACAAGCTTCGCCCTGTGCTGGAAGTACTGGAGAACCTGTTGATTCCACTACGGGAGAAGGAAGAATGGGGATATCTGATTCCTTACATGATTACAGGAACATTGGATGAACATCCGCGTTCGGCTATGGCACTTCGTGCCTCAGCAGACAAAGATAAAGCTGTAGGTTTTTATGATAAGTTAACGACACCAGAGGTAAGCTTCGAGAAAAAACAATAG
- a CDS encoding YwbE family protein — protein MNGTERKNILPGRTVDIVLKKDQRSGQLTRGIVKDILTNSPSHPHGIKVRLEDGQVGRVKNVHI, from the coding sequence ATGAATGGAACAGAACGCAAAAACATCCTCCCCGGACGAACGGTGGACATCGTACTCAAGAAAGATCAGCGCTCCGGTCAATTAACCCGGGGCATTGTGAAAGACATTCTAACCAACTCTCCAAGCCACCCACATGGAATCAAAGTACGCTTGGAGGATGGTCAGGTGGGCCGAGTCAAGAACGTCCATATTTAA
- a CDS encoding ABC transporter ATP-binding protein → MSAAPPVLELKGITKRFPGIVANDSISLKLEKGEIHALLGENGAGKSTLMNIVFGLYQPDEGSIEINGQPVLIDNPNKAIDLGIGMVHQHFKLVEPFTVTENIILGMEPRKGVKLDYKTAAAKIMTLSEQYGLKVNPHAKIHDISVGMQQRVEILKTLYRGADILIFDEPTAVLTPQEIAELMEIMRRLVAEGKSIILITHKLKEIMQISDIVTIIRRGKVIDTVKTSESSPQELAEKMVGRSVSFKVDKKPAEPREAVLQVDNISTKSKDGVSVLNGLSLTVRAGEIVGIAGVDGNGQSELIEALTGLRKIDSGSIQVLNQEISNHPPRKVIESGVSHIPEDRHKHGLVLDFSMKENMVLETYYKEPYNRKGFLNYAAIGKQAKRLIEHFDVRTPSMDTLARSLSGGNQQKAIIAREIDKNPDLLIAAQPTRGLDVGAIEFVQRQLIAQRDQGKAVLLISFELDEIMNVSDRILVIYEGRIVGEVYPESTNDQELGLMMAGSTAGGKAHE, encoded by the coding sequence ATGTCAGCAGCACCTCCGGTACTGGAGCTTAAGGGAATTACTAAACGGTTTCCCGGCATAGTGGCTAATGACTCCATCAGCTTGAAGCTTGAAAAGGGCGAAATTCATGCACTTCTTGGTGAGAATGGTGCCGGCAAGTCTACTCTGATGAACATTGTGTTCGGGCTGTATCAGCCTGATGAAGGAAGCATCGAAATTAACGGACAACCTGTACTTATTGATAATCCTAACAAGGCGATTGATCTGGGTATCGGCATGGTCCATCAGCATTTCAAACTAGTGGAACCCTTTACAGTGACCGAAAACATCATACTGGGCATGGAGCCGCGTAAGGGAGTTAAGCTCGATTATAAGACAGCAGCAGCCAAGATTATGACTTTGTCTGAGCAATATGGACTCAAAGTGAATCCTCATGCCAAAATCCACGATATTTCCGTAGGTATGCAGCAGCGTGTAGAGATCCTCAAGACGCTGTACCGCGGAGCGGATATTCTCATTTTTGATGAGCCTACAGCGGTTCTGACACCTCAGGAGATTGCGGAATTAATGGAGATTATGCGCAGGCTGGTTGCCGAGGGCAAATCTATTATTCTGATTACACATAAGCTGAAGGAGATCATGCAGATCTCGGATATCGTTACAATCATCCGCCGGGGTAAAGTCATCGACACGGTTAAGACTTCGGAATCCAGCCCGCAAGAGCTGGCGGAGAAGATGGTGGGAAGAAGCGTATCCTTCAAAGTGGACAAGAAGCCGGCTGAACCCAGAGAAGCGGTGCTTCAGGTCGACAATATCTCAACCAAGAGCAAGGACGGAGTATCAGTCCTGAATGGACTCAGTCTTACAGTGCGGGCTGGTGAAATTGTTGGTATAGCGGGAGTAGATGGCAATGGACAAAGTGAACTGATTGAGGCTTTAACAGGACTTCGTAAGATTGATAGTGGATCAATTCAGGTTCTGAATCAGGAAATTTCAAATCATCCGCCGAGAAAGGTTATTGAAAGCGGTGTGTCCCACATTCCTGAAGACCGTCATAAGCATGGACTTGTGCTTGATTTCTCGATGAAAGAGAACATGGTGCTTGAGACATATTACAAGGAGCCATATAACCGTAAAGGCTTCCTGAACTACGCTGCCATTGGCAAGCAGGCGAAACGTCTGATTGAGCATTTCGATGTACGTACTCCAAGTATGGATACTCTAGCAAGATCCCTATCAGGCGGTAACCAGCAGAAGGCAATTATAGCCCGGGAAATAGACAAGAACCCTGATCTCCTGATCGCTGCACAGCCAACCCGTGGTCTGGATGTGGGTGCGATTGAGTTCGTTCAAAGGCAGCTTATCGCACAGAGGGATCAAGGCAAAGCTGTGCTGCTGATTTCGTTCGAGCTGGATGAAATTATGAATGTATCTGACCGGATTCTGGTTATCTATGAAGGCCGTATTGTAGGTGAGGTGTATCCTGAGTCAACCAATGATCAGGAGCTTGGTCTGATGATGGCTGGCAGCACGGCGGGAGGTAAGGCACATGAATAA
- the pheS gene encoding phenylalanine--tRNA ligase subunit alpha, producing MKERLESLKIEALEQLKDVADAGQLNDLRVKYLGKKGALTEILRGMGALSAEERPVIGQVANEVRAAIEEVIERQQLEFQNKETEQRLAAEKVDVTLPGRPLRQGSVHPLNKVIQDIEEIFIGLGYRIAEGPEVETDYYNFEALNLPKNHPARDMQDSFYITDDILMRTQTSPVQVRTMEAMKGEVPVKVICPGKVYRRDDDDATHSFQFNQIEGLVIGKGIRMSDLKGTLLQFTREMFGPETQIRLRPSFFPFTEPSAEVDVTCVKCGGSGCRMCKHTGWLEILGCGMVHPRVLEMGGYDPEEYTGFAFGMGVERIAILKYGIDDIRHFYSNDLRFLQQFARN from the coding sequence ATGAAAGAACGGTTGGAATCATTGAAAATTGAGGCGTTAGAGCAGCTGAAGGACGTTGCTGATGCCGGACAGCTTAATGATCTCAGGGTGAAGTACTTGGGTAAGAAAGGCGCCCTCACAGAAATCTTAAGAGGTATGGGTGCTCTAAGTGCAGAGGAGCGCCCGGTAATCGGTCAAGTCGCTAACGAGGTTCGTGCTGCTATCGAAGAAGTGATTGAGCGTCAGCAGCTGGAGTTCCAGAATAAGGAGACCGAACAGAGACTTGCAGCCGAGAAAGTGGATGTAACTCTGCCGGGACGCCCGCTCAGACAGGGCAGTGTTCATCCTCTGAATAAGGTCATTCAGGACATTGAAGAGATCTTTATTGGACTTGGATACCGCATAGCGGAAGGGCCTGAAGTAGAGACCGACTATTATAACTTTGAAGCGCTCAACCTGCCGAAGAATCACCCTGCCCGCGACATGCAGGATTCCTTTTACATTACAGATGACATTCTGATGCGGACACAGACCTCTCCAGTGCAGGTTCGCACGATGGAAGCCATGAAAGGCGAGGTGCCGGTTAAAGTTATTTGCCCAGGTAAGGTCTACCGCCGCGATGATGATGATGCGACCCACTCCTTCCAGTTCAACCAGATTGAAGGTCTTGTGATTGGCAAAGGAATCCGGATGAGCGATCTGAAGGGGACTCTTCTCCAGTTCACCCGCGAGATGTTCGGACCTGAGACACAGATTCGTCTGCGTCCAAGCTTCTTCCCTTTCACAGAGCCAAGTGCAGAGGTTGACGTCACCTGTGTGAAATGTGGCGGTTCAGGCTGCCGGATGTGCAAGCATACGGGCTGGCTTGAAATTCTGGGCTGCGGAATGGTTCACCCGCGTGTGCTTGAGATGGGCGGATATGATCCGGAGGAGTATACGGGCTTTGCCTTCGGGATGGGCGTAGAGCGAATTGCGATTCTCAAATACGGCATTGATGACATCCGTCATTTCTACAGCAATGACTTGCGGTTCCTGCAGCAGTTTGCTCGCAACTAA
- a CDS encoding ABC transporter permease translates to MNKLYRIFTGSMIIPLVAIVFGLIVGAIIMYAGGYEPLLAYQSLIEQVFGNLYDFGETLREITPLILTGLAVAFAFRAGLFNIGGEGQFIIGMTAATFVGVKVTGLPSIIHAPLAVIAGALCGGLWAAIAGYLKAKRGVNEVITTIMLNWTALYLGNYIVNAFLLPEGMDHSEEIQPTASISIESLVTFFNDARMHWGMLLAVLASVFFYYFLWKSKQGYELRAVGLNPNAAEYAGMNVGRNVVKAMFISGVFAGLAGAVQVLGVFHYQSIMSGMPGIGFDGIAVALIGLNHPFGILLGGSLFGILTYGSAGMSFGAGVPPELIRIVIGSIIFFIAAQGIVRWVLKPFYSKRKKEKVL, encoded by the coding sequence ATGAATAAATTATACAGAATATTTACCGGAAGTATGATTATCCCTCTGGTCGCCATTGTATTCGGTCTGATTGTAGGGGCAATTATCATGTATGCAGGTGGATATGAACCACTGCTTGCGTATCAATCTCTTATCGAGCAGGTATTCGGGAACCTGTATGATTTCGGGGAGACGCTGCGTGAGATTACGCCGCTCATCTTGACGGGCCTTGCCGTTGCTTTTGCCTTTAGAGCGGGTCTGTTTAACATTGGTGGTGAAGGCCAATTCATCATTGGAATGACGGCGGCTACATTTGTCGGCGTCAAGGTGACGGGTCTGCCATCCATCATTCATGCTCCTCTTGCTGTAATTGCAGGTGCCCTATGCGGCGGTCTGTGGGCTGCTATCGCTGGTTACCTCAAAGCTAAAAGAGGCGTGAATGAGGTTATTACCACGATCATGCTGAACTGGACAGCTCTATACCTGGGGAATTATATCGTCAATGCCTTCCTGCTTCCTGAAGGAATGGATCACTCGGAAGAGATTCAACCTACCGCTTCAATTTCAATTGAAAGTCTTGTTACTTTCTTCAACGATGCCCGCATGCACTGGGGAATGCTGCTGGCTGTGCTTGCATCTGTGTTCTTCTATTACTTCTTATGGAAGAGCAAACAGGGTTATGAGCTTCGTGCTGTAGGCCTCAATCCTAATGCCGCAGAGTATGCAGGAATGAACGTGGGGCGTAATGTTGTTAAAGCCATGTTTATCAGTGGCGTGTTCGCGGGCCTGGCCGGCGCGGTTCAAGTGCTCGGAGTATTTCATTACCAATCAATCATGTCCGGAATGCCGGGGATTGGCTTTGATGGGATCGCCGTAGCCTTGATCGGACTGAACCACCCGTTCGGGATTTTGCTGGGAGGATCGTTGTTCGGTATTCTGACCTATGGGTCTGCGGGGATGAGCTTCGGCGCAGGTGTGCCGCCGGAACTGATTCGGATTGTCATCGGCTCCATCATCTTCTTCATTGCCGCACAGGGCATCGTACGCTGGGTACTTAAGCCTTTTTACTCCAAACGCAAGAAAGAGAAGGTGTTGTAA
- a CDS encoding peroxiredoxin → MAERLVGRPAPDFDLEIVTGDGKDFGRAKLTDYRGKWLVFFFYPLDFTFVCPTEITALSDAYEQFKALDTEVLGASTDSVHSHKAWINTPKDSNGLGQLNFPLAADITKSVARDYGILIEEEGIALRGLFIIDPEGELKYQVVNHNDVGRSVEETLRVLQALQSGGLCAMNWRPGDKNLNA, encoded by the coding sequence ATGGCAGAACGTTTGGTAGGTAGACCCGCTCCAGATTTCGATCTTGAAATTGTAACTGGTGACGGAAAAGACTTTGGACGTGCAAAGTTAACGGATTACCGTGGTAAATGGCTGGTATTCTTCTTCTATCCACTTGACTTTACATTTGTATGCCCAACAGAAATTACAGCACTTAGTGATGCTTATGAGCAGTTCAAAGCTCTGGATACAGAAGTTCTCGGCGCAAGCACAGACTCTGTACACAGCCATAAAGCTTGGATCAATACGCCAAAAGACAGCAATGGTCTTGGACAATTGAACTTCCCGCTTGCTGCTGATATTACTAAGAGCGTAGCTCGTGATTACGGCATCCTGATCGAAGAAGAAGGTATCGCGCTGCGCGGTCTATTCATTATCGATCCAGAAGGAGAGCTTAAATACCAAGTGGTTAACCACAATGATGTTGGACGTAGTGTGGAAGAGACGCTTCGTGTACTTCAAGCTCTACAATCCGGCGGATTGTGTGCAATGAACTGGAGACCAGGCGACAAGAACCTGAACGCCTAA
- a CDS encoding ABC transporter permease: MDWITTLGQLINTTLVFSTALIFAALGGIFSERSGVTNIGIEGLMTFGAFSAAVATYYAEQSGMGGGAPWVGLIAAIITGTLASLIHALASITFKADQIISGIVINFLAAGSTLYLVKLMFSGSGETPLLQVVSKYPIPGLSEIPIIGEGLFNNYPTTYLAIILVFAAYYILYKTPFGLRLRSVGEHPSAADTVGINVRRMRYIGVMISGALAALGGATITLTTTSTFAHNTISGQGFIAIAAMIFGKWNPIGAFWAAAFFGFSQAIRSYVTLFSWSSHIPMEFIYMLPYVLTIIVLVAAVGRSSAPAALGVPYDPGKR; this comes from the coding sequence ATGGATTGGATAACTACTTTAGGCCAGTTAATAAATACGACGCTTGTATTCTCTACAGCGCTTATTTTTGCGGCCTTGGGCGGCATCTTCTCAGAGCGTTCAGGGGTAACCAATATCGGTATTGAAGGGCTTATGACCTTCGGGGCCTTCTCTGCCGCAGTAGCTACTTACTATGCTGAACAATCGGGCATGGGTGGTGGGGCTCCTTGGGTGGGTCTTATTGCGGCCATAATTACAGGGACACTTGCTTCATTAATCCACGCTCTAGCCTCGATCACCTTCAAGGCAGACCAGATTATAAGCGGGATCGTAATCAACTTCCTGGCTGCAGGCAGTACATTGTATCTCGTTAAGCTGATGTTCAGTGGCAGTGGCGAGACTCCACTTCTGCAGGTGGTTAGTAAATACCCGATTCCGGGACTGTCCGAGATTCCGATTATTGGGGAGGGCTTATTTAACAATTACCCTACCACTTATTTGGCGATAATTCTGGTATTCGCAGCTTATTACATTCTCTACAAAACTCCATTTGGTCTGCGTCTGCGTTCTGTGGGGGAGCATCCAAGTGCAGCGGATACTGTAGGGATCAACGTTCGCCGTATGCGCTACATCGGGGTGATGATTAGTGGTGCTCTCGCGGCTTTGGGCGGTGCGACGATTACCCTTACCACCACGAGCACCTTTGCGCATAATACCATTTCGGGCCAGGGCTTTATCGCAATTGCGGCAATGATCTTCGGGAAATGGAACCCAATTGGTGCGTTCTGGGCAGCGGCATTCTTCGGCTTCTCTCAAGCGATTCGCAGTTATGTTACGCTGTTCTCCTGGTCCAGCCATATCCCAATGGAATTCATCTACATGCTTCCATATGTGCTGACCATCATCGTATTGGTAGCGGCAGTAGGACGTTCATCCGCACCGGCCGCGCTCGGCGTCCCTTACGATCCGGGCAAAAGATAA
- a CDS encoding BMP family ABC transporter substrate-binding protein: protein MKKTFKMSVVMLLALTVILAGCGNKKSETNSNAGTTEGSSKSAVKIGMVTDVGGVNDKSFNQSAWEGLQQLKKDKGVEVNYLQSTKSDEYNSNLNKFVKDKYALTWGIGMSLGDAVGKVAKQNPDAKLAIIDAEVAAPNVKSVTFAEHEGSFLVGVVAGKMTKTNKIGFVGGIKLPVIERFAAGFKAGVLAVNPNAEVNINYTGSFDKPDQGKTAAATQYNNGADIIFQAAGGTGTGVFNEALGRVKSGQKVWVIGVDKDQSLEFPDVTLTSMVKRVDEAVKRVSQEVLDGTFKGGHETLTLKDNGVGIPDTSSKYVPADVLKLVDEYKAKIISGEINVPVK, encoded by the coding sequence ATGAAGAAGACGTTTAAAATGTCGGTTGTCATGCTGCTTGCGCTTACTGTGATTCTGGCAGGATGCGGCAATAAAAAAAGTGAAACAAACAGCAATGCCGGTACTACTGAAGGCTCATCCAAATCCGCTGTCAAAATCGGCATGGTTACTGACGTTGGTGGTGTGAACGACAAATCGTTCAACCAGTCTGCCTGGGAAGGTCTGCAGCAACTGAAGAAGGATAAAGGCGTTGAAGTTAATTATTTGCAAAGTACAAAATCAGATGAATACAATTCAAACTTGAATAAATTTGTCAAAGATAAATATGCCTTGACTTGGGGAATTGGCATGAGCCTTGGCGATGCAGTCGGTAAGGTAGCCAAACAAAATCCCGATGCCAAGCTTGCGATTATCGATGCAGAGGTTGCTGCTCCCAATGTTAAATCGGTAACATTTGCAGAGCATGAAGGCAGCTTCTTGGTTGGGGTCGTTGCTGGTAAAATGACCAAAACGAACAAAATTGGATTTGTAGGTGGAATTAAGCTCCCAGTTATCGAGCGTTTCGCTGCCGGATTTAAAGCGGGTGTGCTTGCGGTTAATCCAAATGCAGAAGTGAACATTAACTACACTGGATCATTTGACAAGCCTGACCAAGGTAAAACGGCAGCAGCGACACAATACAACAATGGGGCAGACATCATCTTCCAGGCAGCAGGCGGGACAGGCACCGGCGTATTTAACGAAGCTCTTGGCCGTGTGAAAAGTGGTCAGAAAGTATGGGTTATCGGTGTGGATAAAGACCAATCCCTTGAATTCCCTGATGTAACTCTTACTTCCATGGTGAAACGTGTGGATGAAGCTGTTAAGCGTGTCAGTCAAGAAGTCCTTGATGGTACTTTCAAAGGCGGTCATGAAACTTTGACTTTGAAGGATAACGGTGTAGGAATCCCTGATACCTCCAGCAAGTATGTTCCAGCTGACGTGCTGAAGCTTGTAGACGAATACAAAGCAAAAATTATTAGCGGCGAAATCAATGTCCCGGTTAAATAA